A single Vulpes vulpes isolate BD-2025 chromosome 16, VulVul3, whole genome shotgun sequence DNA region contains:
- the LOC140593718 gene encoding integrin alpha-7-like, producing MGQDDSSICVHLSSSQENVKDKLRAIVVTLSYNLQTPRLRRQAPGQGLPAVTPILNAHQSSTQRAEIHFLKQGCGEDKVCQSNLQLVRARFCARVSDSEFQPLPMDADGTTALFALSGQPVIGLELTVTNLPSDPAQPQADGDDAHEAQLLVTLPASLHYSGVRALDPAEKPLCMSNENASHVECELGNPMKRGAQVTFYLILSTSGITIETTELEVELLLATISEQELHPISVRARVFIELPLSIAGVAVPQQLFFSGVVRGESAMKSERDIGSKVKYEVTVSNQGQSLNTLGSAFLNIMWPHEIANGKWLLYPMRVELEGGQGPRRKGLCSPRPNILHLDVDSRDRRRRELEQPKQEEHPEHLEPSTSWWPVSSAEKKKNITLDCARGTANCVVFSCPLYSFDRAAVLHVWGRLWNSTFLEEYSAVKSLEVTVRANITMKSSIKNLVLRDASTVIPVMVYLDPVAVVAEGVPWWVILLAVLAGLLVLALLVLLMWKMGFFKRARYPEATVPQYHAVKIPREDRQQFKEEKTGTILRNNWGSPRREGPDAHPILAADGHPEPGSDGHPMSSTA from the exons ATGGGCCAGGACGA TTCTAGTATCTGTGTCCATCTTTCCTCTTCCCAGGAGAATGTCAAAGACAAGCTTCGGGCCATTGTGGTGACTCTGTCCTACAATCTTCAGACCCCGCGGCTCCGACGACAGGCTCCTGGCCAGGGGCTGCCCGCAGTGACCCCCATCCTCAATGCTCACCAGTCCAGCACACAGCGGGCAGAG ATCCACTTCCTGAAGCAAGGCTGCGGCGAGGACAAGGTCTGCCAGAGCAATCTGCAGCTGGTCCGGGCCCGGTTCTGCGCCCGGGTCAGCGACTCGGAGTTCCAGCCTCTGCCCAT GGATGCGGACGGGACAACAGCCCTGTTTGCCCTGAGTGGGCAGCCCGTCATTGGCCTGGAGCTCACGGTCACCAACCTGCCCTCGGatccagcccagccccaggctgATGGGGATGATGCTCATGAAGCCCAGCTTCTGGtcaccctccctgcctctctgcacTACTCAGGAGTCCGAGCCCTGGACCCTGCG GAGAAGCCGCTCTGCATGTCCAACGAGAATGCCTCCCATGTGGAGTGCGAGCTGGGGAACCCCATGAAGAGAGGTGCTCAG GTCACTTTTTACCTCATCCTTAGCACCTCAGGGATCACTATTGAGACCACAGAGCTGGAAGTGGAGCTGCTGTTGGCCAC GATCAGTGAGCAGGAGCTGCACCCCATCTCCGTCCGAGCGCGTGTCTTCATTGAGCTGCCACTGTCCATTGCAGG GGTGGCTGTTCCCCAGCAGCTCTTCTTCTCTGGTGTGGTGCGCGGTGAGAGCGCCATGAAGTCTGAGCGGGATATAGGCAGCAAGGTCAAGTATGAGGTCACG GTCTCCAACCAAGGCCAGTCACTTAACACCCTGGGCTCTGCCTTCCTCAACATCATGTGGCCCCATGAGATTGCCAATGGGAAGTGGCTGCTGTACCCCATGCGAGTGGAGCTGGAGGGCGGGCAGGGGCCCAGGCGGAAGGGTCTCTGTTCCCCAAGGCCCAACATCCTCCATCTG GATGTGGACAGCAGGGATAGGAGGCGGCGGGAACTGGAGCAGCCCAAGCAGGAGGAGCATCCTGAGCATCTGGAGCCCAGCACATCCTGGTGGCCAGTGTCCTCTgctgagaagaagaaaaacatcacCCTG GACTGTGCCCGGGGCACTGCCAACTGTGTGGTGTTCAGCTGCCCTCTATATAGCTTTGACCGCGCCGCTGTGCTGCATGTGTGGGGCCGCCTCTGGAACAGCACTTTCTTGGAG GAGTACTCAGCTGTGAAGTCCCTGGAAGTGACTGTCCGAGCCAATATCACCATGAAGTCATCTATCAAGAACTTGGTGCTTAGAGATGCCTCCACAGTG ATCCCAGTGATGGTTTACCTGGACCCCGTGGCTGTGGTGGCAGAAGGAGTCCCCTGGTGGGTCATCCTCCTGGCTGTGCTGGCGGGACTACTGGTGCTGGCGCTGCTGGTGCTGCTCATGTGGAAG ATGGGATTCTTCAAGCGGGCACGGTACCCCGAGGCCACTGTGCCCCAGTACCACGCGGTGAAGATCCCGCGGGAAGACCGGCAGCAGTTCAAGGAGGAGAAGACAGGCACCATTCTGAGGAACAACTGGGGCAGCCCCCGCCGGGAGGGCCCCGATGCACACCCCATCCTGGCTGCAGATGGGCACCCTGAGCCAGGCTCCGATGGGCATCCCATGTCAAGCACCGCCTAG